The following coding sequences are from one Capsicum annuum cultivar UCD-10X-F1 chromosome 3, UCD10Xv1.1, whole genome shotgun sequence window:
- the LOC107862042 gene encoding protein FAR1-RELATED SEQUENCE 6 encodes MEEASLDSVQDITVQDRRKFQEIESDGLDDQNSDQIESDELFVQNGAEMESDDQNCVTDGQKEFVAPAVGMEFESYDDAYNYYNCYAREVGFRVRVKNSWFKRNSREKYGAVLCCSSQGFKRIKDVNRLRKETRTGCPAMMRMRMVDSKRWRVLEVTLEHNHSLGAKVYKSIKKTGVGNKMKLDSNCNAEVRTIKLYRALVIDAGANRNANFSASRCKSSSDCHNKLNLRKGDAQAMYNYFCRMQLTNPNFFYLMDLNDEGQLRNVFWIDARSRAAFAYFVDVIYIDNLYLSNKYEIPLVAFVGTNHHGQSMLLACGLLAGETKASYAWLFKAWLTCSLGRFPQTIITERCNVLETAISEVFPRSLHRFALSHIMRKVPEKLGGLRNYDVIRKALIKTIYESLKPFDFEAAWRFMIQRFGVGDHEWLCSLYNDRAKWAPVYLKDTFFAGMATARSNETLTAFFDKYVHKQTPLKEFLDKYELALQKKFKEEALADVESRNSNPELKTRCSFELQLSNAYTREIFKRFQLEVEEMYSCFSTTQLHVDGQVIIFLVKERVLEEGNRREIRDYEVLYNKAAAEVRCICSCFNFYGYLCRHALCVLNFNGVEEIPSKYILSRWKKDYKRLCASDLESSSTESTEQVQWFNQLYRSALQVVEEGMISLDHYKVALNAFEESLSRVHHIEEKT; translated from the coding sequence ATGGAAGAAGCTTCTCTTGATAGTGTGCAAGATATTACTGTGCAAGACAGGAGGAAATTTCAAGAAATAGAGTCAGATGGGTTAGATGACCAGAACAGTGATCAAATTGAATCGGATGAATTATTTGTTCAAAATGGTGCGGAAATGGAGTCAGATGACCAAAATTGTGTTACTGATGGGCAGAAGGAATTTGTTGCCCCAGCGGTAGGAATGGAGTTTGAATCGTATGATGATGCTTACAACTACTATAATTgttatgccagggaggttggtttTCGTGTTAGAGTAAAAAATTCTTGGTTCAAAAGAAATAGCAGGGAGAAGTATGGTGCAGTACTATGCTGCAGTAGCCAGGGTTTCAAGAGGATTAAAGATGTAAACCGGCTGCGCAAGGAAACTAGAACTGGTTGTCCTGCAATGATGAGGATGAGAATGGTGGACTCCAAAAGATGGAGAGTACTTGAAGTTACTCTTGAACACAATCATTCCTTAGGTGCAAAAGTATACAAGTCTATCAAGAAAACAGGTGTTGGAAACAAGATGAAGTTGGATTCGAACTGTAATGCTGAAGTGCGAACAATCAAGTTATACCGGGCACTTGTGATTGATGCAGGTGCAAATAGGAATGCCAATTTTAGCGCAAGCCGGTGCAAATCTTCGTCTGATTGCCACAATAAGCTAAACTTAAGAAAAGGAGACGCACAAGCCATGTATAATTATTTCTGCCGCATGCAATTGACAAACCCAAACTTCTTTTACTTGATGGATCTGAATGATGAAGGGCAGTTGAGGAACGTGTTCTGGATTGATGCCAGGTCAAGGGCGGCATTTGCTTACTTTGTTGATGTGATCTACATTGATAATTTATATTTGTCCAATAAATATGAGATCCCTCTTGTGGCATTTGTGGGCACAAATCACCATGGTCAATCAATGCTGCTGGCCTGTGGCCTGCTTGCTGGTGAGACTAAGGCCTCTTATGCTTGGTTGTTTAAAGCTTGGCTCACCTGTTCTCTTGGACGTTTCCCTCAAACAATTATTACAGAAAGATGCAATGTTTTGGAAACTGCAATCAGTGAGGTGTTCCCGAGGTCTCTTCATCGTTTTGCTTTATCACACATCATGAGGAAAGTTCCAGAAAAGTTGGGAGGATTGCGTAACTACGATGTTATTCGGAAGGCATTGATTAAAACAATATATGAGAGTCTAAAGCCATTTGATTTCGAAGCAGCATGGAGATTTATGATCCAAAGATTTGGAGTGGGTGATCACGAGTGGCTTTGTTCATTGTACAATGACCGAGCTAAATGGGCTCCAGTTTATCTGAAAGATACTTTCTTTGCTGGGATGGCCACTGCCAGATCGAATGAAACATTGACTGCTTTTTTCGATAAATACGTGCACAAGCAAACtcctttaaaagagtttcttgacaAATATGAATTAGCTTTGCAGAAAAAGTTCAAGGAAGAAGCGCTTGCAGATGTAGAGTCGAGAAACTCGAACCCTGAACTCAAAACAAGATGTTCATTTGAGTTGCAGCTTTCAAATGCGTACACCAGAGAGATCTTCAAAAGATTTCAGTTAGAGGTAGAGGAGATGTATTCTTGTTTTAGTACAACACAGTTGCATGTTGATGGGCAGGTgataatatttttggtgaaggAGCGTGTTCTGGAAGAGGGAAATAGGAGAGAGATACGGGACTATGAAGTTCTGTACAACAAAGCAGCAGCCGAAGTTCGTTGCATTTGTAGCTGCTTCAACTTCTATGGATATTTGTGCAGGCATGCATTGTGTGTGCTGAACTTTAATGGTGTGGAAGAAATCCCCTCAAAGTACATTTTGTCACGGTGGAAAAAGGATTACAAGCGATTATGTGCATCAGATCTTGAATCCAGTTCTACCGAGTCTACTGAACAGGTTCAATGGTTTAACCAGTTGTACAGAAGTGCATTACAAGTTGTGGAAGAAGGGATGATTTCCTTGGATCATTATAAAGTAGCTCTAAATGCATTTGAAGAGTCTCTGTCTAGAGTTCACCACATTGAAGAAAAAACctaa
- the LOC107862043 gene encoding uncharacterized protein LOC107862043 isoform X1, which translates to MKFKAFLTDNGVNLLDKRFLQALEKMGKICHLYLTRDHAYFLHNLLNGDGIQCIAQFRKEALFDEYRISSQNDDRISFAIDLSLLHRALHSIISVYTEFSAGDSGVPGGNSAPNRIQIKLVKKLPPHSQQPMPFLTFETKGYKSAVIQDVPISKPLSRSDVLELQAALDMAQDLPQTLIQVPAMQQLQNFVEKMKNVGDVLNVSISKYGDLHLQVSTTLITLGAEFRKLTVIGEQAQSPTEDQNLSAQSRTRIAIQRGDAMTVQVNVKHFFKSLQCQSAKPDCAFYGIAQQGSCLTVVFQFFIPGTHQTDKAISLHCRLPVLDTGSS; encoded by the coding sequence ATGAAGTTCAAGGCGTTTTTAACAGACAATGGTGTCAACCTCCTGGACAAGAGGTTCCTACAAGCCCTTGAAAAAATGGGAAAGATTTGTCACCTTTATCTAACGAGAGATCATGCATACTTCCTTCATAACCTCCTTAACGGTGATGGAATCCAATGCATTGCTCAATTCCGTAAAGAAGCACTCTTCGATGAGTATCGCATTTCTAGTCAAAACGATGATCGGATTTCTTTTGCTATTGATCTCTCTCTTTTGCACCGCGCTCTTCATAGTATCATTAGTGTTTACACCGAGTTTAGTGCTGGGGATAGTGGAGTTCCTGGTGGAAATAGTGCCCCTAACCGTATTCAAATCAAGCTGGTGAAGAAGCTTCCTCCTCATTCTCAACAACCGATGCCTTTTCTTACTTTCGAGACGAAAGGTTACAAGTCTGCTGTTATTCAAGATGTGCCTATATCTAAGCCGTTGTCGAGGTCTGATGTGCTTGAATTACAAGCAGCTCTTGATATGGCTCAGGATTTGCCTCAGACGCTTATACAAGTTCCGGCTATGCAGCAGTTACAGAACTTCGTggagaaaatgaaaaatgttGGTGATGTGCTTAATGTTTCTATTAGCAAGTATGGTGATCTGCATCTGCAAGTTTCTACTACGCTGATTACGCTTGGTGCTGAGTTTCGGAAGCTGACAGTTATAGGAGAACAAGCGCAGAGTCCAACGGAGGATCAGAATTTGAGTGCTCAGTCAAGGACGAGAATAGCAATTCAGAGAGGAGATGCAATGACAGTGCAAGTGAATGTAAAACATTTCTTCAAGAGTCTTCAGTGTCAATCAGCAAAGCCTGATTGCGCTTTCTATGGGATCGCTCAGCAGGGTTCATGCTTAACTGTCGTATTTCAGTTCTTCATCCCAGGTACACATCAAACGGACAAGGCAATCAGTCTACATTGTCGGCTACCTGTTCTCGACACTGGATCTAGTTGA
- the LOC107862043 gene encoding uncharacterized protein LOC107862043 isoform X2: MGKICHLYLTRDHAYFLHNLLNGDGIQCIAQFRKEALFDEYRISSQNDDRISFAIDLSLLHRALHSIISVYTEFSAGDSGVPGGNSAPNRIQIKLVKKLPPHSQQPMPFLTFETKGYKSAVIQDVPISKPLSRSDVLELQAALDMAQDLPQTLIQVPAMQQLQNFVEKMKNVGDVLNVSISKYGDLHLQVSTTLITLGAEFRKLTVIGEQAQSPTEDQNLSAQSRTRIAIQRGDAMTVQVNVKHFFKSLQCQSAKPDCAFYGIAQQGSCLTVVFQFFIPGTHQTDKAISLHCRLPVLDTGSS; this comes from the coding sequence ATGGGAAAGATTTGTCACCTTTATCTAACGAGAGATCATGCATACTTCCTTCATAACCTCCTTAACGGTGATGGAATCCAATGCATTGCTCAATTCCGTAAAGAAGCACTCTTCGATGAGTATCGCATTTCTAGTCAAAACGATGATCGGATTTCTTTTGCTATTGATCTCTCTCTTTTGCACCGCGCTCTTCATAGTATCATTAGTGTTTACACCGAGTTTAGTGCTGGGGATAGTGGAGTTCCTGGTGGAAATAGTGCCCCTAACCGTATTCAAATCAAGCTGGTGAAGAAGCTTCCTCCTCATTCTCAACAACCGATGCCTTTTCTTACTTTCGAGACGAAAGGTTACAAGTCTGCTGTTATTCAAGATGTGCCTATATCTAAGCCGTTGTCGAGGTCTGATGTGCTTGAATTACAAGCAGCTCTTGATATGGCTCAGGATTTGCCTCAGACGCTTATACAAGTTCCGGCTATGCAGCAGTTACAGAACTTCGTggagaaaatgaaaaatgttGGTGATGTGCTTAATGTTTCTATTAGCAAGTATGGTGATCTGCATCTGCAAGTTTCTACTACGCTGATTACGCTTGGTGCTGAGTTTCGGAAGCTGACAGTTATAGGAGAACAAGCGCAGAGTCCAACGGAGGATCAGAATTTGAGTGCTCAGTCAAGGACGAGAATAGCAATTCAGAGAGGAGATGCAATGACAGTGCAAGTGAATGTAAAACATTTCTTCAAGAGTCTTCAGTGTCAATCAGCAAAGCCTGATTGCGCTTTCTATGGGATCGCTCAGCAGGGTTCATGCTTAACTGTCGTATTTCAGTTCTTCATCCCAGGTACACATCAAACGGACAAGGCAATCAGTCTACATTGTCGGCTACCTGTTCTCGACACTGGATCTAGTTGA